In Papaver somniferum cultivar HN1 chromosome 9, ASM357369v1, whole genome shotgun sequence, the genomic stretch TAATAATGGTTAGTGTGAATCTGGGTATGCTTCACCATGTAATAGATCATATATATGGTGCATTTGTTCATAGAACAAAATTGACAGCACCATTTTTTTCAAGAGGATGGGGTGGTAATCAACTTGTTCACCTTGAAGCCATGATCAATCAACTTTTCCCGGATGCTGTTGCTCAAAATTGGCCACCTAAACTAATTCAACCAATGTGGAGAACTATTTGGGAGACAAAGAATGCTTGTCTCAGAGAAGGTGTTTTTAGAACTCCTTGTGATCAACAGTTGATTGATGCATTGCCTCCAGAGAGTCACAATGCTAGGGTAGCTTTTCTTATGCCAAAATCAGTTCCGCCACATCAGATGTCTTGTGTAGTTCATCTTGCAGGtaacttaatttccttaatttttagATTTCCACTCCACTTGATTACATATTTTTCTTATTCAACTCGTTTGTATAAATTGGATATGGCGTATAACCTACAGGCTAGATTCTTTGTTTGGTGTGTCTATAAAATTGAACGATGGAGGCAATATAGTTCATTGGAAATAATATGTTTTCATAATATGGATTAAATTGTCCTTCAGAGAAAATGTAACAGGAAaccttttgttgtcaaaagtgaaatctgtTGAAGCTGACTATTGTGGGCTGAATAATTCATAGTATAGGGTCAAAGAACAAATATATAAAGGCGATCCTTGTTTCGTATGATGGGCGTCTTTAATTCCTCATAAGGGAAACGAGGCACACCCTTTCACATCTAAGCTTTGAAGTATTTCAGTTAAAACTGCCCGATATATTGAGTTAATCGTAGACCTTTTGAAACATAGGCTTTGAGTTTTGAAGGGTTGCCTCAGTTATCTTTCCTTTGTGGGAGCTTTTTAAAGTAAGTACGTAGTTTGAATTTCTTTTTGTAGGCACGGGTGACCATACTTTTCATCGAAGGTTGCGTCTTGGTGGCCCATTGTTGAAGGAGAACATAGCAACCATGGTACTTGAGAGGTGAGAAACTTAGATTTGCCTATCTATCAAGtacaaatattttatttggtaacTTCATATAAGTTGGGCAGCCTTAAAACAATCAATAGAAAGGGGCCTAAATGAGTTTCTGAATTTGAAATGTATATACTGCTGCAGCCTTTACTATGGGCAAAGACGTCCTATTTTGCAGCGTGGGGCAAAGCTTCTCTGTGTAAGTGACTTGCTTATGTTGGGAAGGGTCACCATTGAAGAAGCTCGCAGCCTGCTGTACTGGTTAGAAGCTGTAGAAGGGTTTGGAAAGACTGGTGTATGTGGACTTAGCATGGGTAAGTAAGATGACACCACGTGAAATCTTGTGTAAAGTTTAAATTTGTGCTGATATTATTCGAAAGTTGGAACTCTTCTGATATTATTGAGCTTTAGGGTTAGTGAACTAAGAAATAATCCTTTTAAGTTCTGTAAATACTTTGCACCAAAGCCCCTTGTGTATCGGAGACAGTTATATGACAAGGGCTCATGTATATATGCTCTTTTGACAAAGatatgaaattttattttgacTGAAACATGTCTACATTCTGAAATAACACATGAACATTGCTGATTTAAGCAGCCTACATTTAGAATCATGCTTTTACAATTGTATTTGTCCACGATGTTACAGGGGGGGTACATGCTGCAATGGTAGGATCTCTGCACCCTACACCAGTTGCCACATTTCCATTTCTCTCTCCACACTCTGCAGTGGTTGCCTTCTGTGAAGGGATATTAAAGCATGCAACTGCTTGGGACGCTCTAAGGGAAGATTTAGCAGTGCAGCAAGCTGCAATGACCCTTGAAAAAGTAAGAGAACGGCTGCGAACTGTATTATCGCTTACTGATGTGACACGATTTCCGATACCCAAAAATCCTGAAGCCACTATATTTGTGGGCGCCACTGTGAGTTCTATATCTCATTATACATTGAGATTTCCACTTAAATCATTTGAAGACATTATTCACTACAACCGTTATTTGTTCGTGTAACTTAACCAGATTTGCTTGCCAAAAGCaaatattcattttttttcttacatttCACTAATGCATGGACATCTCTCTCCCTTGAAGGATGACGGCTACATTCCAAACTATTCAGTATTAGAGCTTCAGAAGGCTTGGCCAGGTTCAGAAGTGAGATGGGTTACAGGTGGGCACGAATCATCTTTCATCTTTCACAACAACGCATTTAGGAAAGCAATCGTGGATGGGTTCAATAGGTTACCAACGAAAGAATCTTTCACCTTGTGACAAAAGTGACCACAAGCGCAGGTGAAGATTATTCCATGATACTGTCAATCTTCGCGCTGTTTACTGCTCTAAACTGTAACATGAAAAGTACAGTCGATCAACCATATCAACACCCCAAATAATAATTAGGAGAGAATGGGGTTGTTTTGGTTTCCTTGTACATCACAAAGAAAGTCCCCTCATATTATAGGGAATTGAATATACATGAAGTTTAATGAACATGATTTTAACAGGCCAAAAAACACAAACTGGTAATGTTTTATGATCAAGTATTAATCTTTCCAGTGTCTTGAATGTTAACATTATAAAAGTCGATCTTTTCACCATTGCTGCACTAAAAAACTTGCTATTGCAGAACACATTAAATGACCATCTTATTTCCTTgtttcacaattatgctatgcgGATGTACGCGCATCTCGTTTTGCGTCTTGAGCAAAATGATTCAGTTGAACCACATCACCAACACATTCGGTTACTACTACAATGCCATTTCAAAAGGTTCTTCCGTTCTTCTAGGTActaaggccggttcctatggcaAATGGCTAAACCCTCCATTTGCCATGCCAGCTGGCCTGGCAAACTGGCCGAGTCACTATGGGAAATAAATTAAACGATTGCGTCTCCGCCGAGCGGTCAAGACTACACCGTTAGCGGTCGACACTGGACCGCTCGGTGTAGTTTACACCGTTAGCGGTTTAGTCTTCACCGTTGACGGTCGGTGCTCCACCGGTTATAAATACCACCTTTCCATTCAGTTTTCCATTCAcaaattcttttttcttctttctcccctAGAGAGCAGACCAGAGCGATTTCTTAAAATTGAGTAGTAGCAAAACAAAtagacaaaggaaaagaaacaggAAAAGCTGTTGCAGATAGTGATGTTGTATGGGTTCAGAATAAAGAGCAAGAGTTCGAAAATGTTAGGCAACTGGTTGGAGCTGGTGTAACATCTATGCATTTATCTAACCATCCCGAGCGAGTTCTTTTACCCAAAGTAAGAGGTGGGGTGGTCTGAGCTAACAGAAATTTATGAGTTACTCCCCCAACCTGTTCAAGAATCCTTGAGAAGATATCCTTGACaacgtttatatttcatgaaaggCAAAAACCACCGGACTCAAATTGTGCAAGTTCTTTGTGAACGTTGGTGGAACACTTCAAATACGttttttttcaaggatttcgagtgtggtaagttctatttcttccattcaatagtttaatttttagttcaGAAACACTCATTTTAATTTTTAGAGATTCAATATTTTAGTTTGATACAAATTTTAGTACCACATACAAACTTTAATATTATGACCATGTTGTTTTTACGGTTCACACcgttagatttgtatatgttgacTGGAATAAAAAGTGAGGGTGACACAGTACAATTTAACCAATTAAAGTGGATATCACAAGGAAGATGGAAAGAATTACTCCCCTTGTACGCAAATGATACTGAAGGAAAACCAGATTCAAGACAGATACACtcatttggattaagagtgtctgGGTTGAAGGCTTTTTTGACCCGTTACCATGGCAAGGGGATAAACAGAGCTGAAGATTATCCCGAGCTTGAACGTATTTTTGTATTATGGATGTTAGGTCAAGTTTTTTTCCCCAATGGTAGCTCAGTGTCATTAATTGTTTTGTGGAATCTTTAGAAGATTTGACTAAAGCAccaaattatgattggggttctgCAATTTTAGCTGAGCTATACACGTGTCTCAGTGATTGCTCAAGTAAGAAGACAGATAGCTTAAATGGATTTTGGGTCGTAATTGAGGTAAGAACTATTTATTAGATTTATTACCGAGTGGTCAAACTAGTGGTGAATGTACTAACACATCAATTTTCGTCAATATtatttttcagtattggtggtatacttactttACTGTCGCCGAATCTGATCTTCACGATAAACGATTAATTTTTCCAGTCGTGTACAAGTACAAAGCTGAGAATTGAGTTGGTCATATTAATGATGGTCAAAATGTCGTTGATATGCAAAGGATGcaacaactgtgcaaaactagTGTCAACATTACGCCAACGCCGTATTCAGTAATTAATGAGTTCCATGAACCAACGACACAAAACATGCTATAGATGAGCCTTAAGCGACTTGTGTTTTACAATCCAGTTATTGGTCAGGGTATTTGGTACTACGGAGAAAGACATATGTTTCagctacaaggaagaaaggtaaaaGCTACCAACCCGTTTACAACTTCACTAATTTCACATGATGATTGGATAAAGCTGATAAACAATGGACAACCTTTGGAAGATGCTGATGATTTGATCCAACAACCAGAAAATGAGTATGATTATTTCAGTTGGTTTCAGAAGGTATGTAAGATGAATATTGCTACTCAATCACAAAACTTAGGTAGTGTTGACTTTCCAGCACTAGGCAATTTGCCACCTGCAGATCTTCCATCCCAACCCCCACCACTGACGGGCGAACCATTTACGTACTCTAGTACGCAATTGGGGTCGTCAAGTATGCCTCCAACACCTTGGGAAGTCAGGACTTTATCACCAACTGGAGATGTTGTTACAGTTCCACTTACTAGTGAAGGTTTGCGAAGCTATCCATACTATGGTGTGATGGAATCACCAGAAGAGTTTCAGGATAGGTGTAACAATTATGATCTTTTTATCAATCAATTCCAGAATTTTCACTTGAGACAGATGGAAGCTTCGAGGGAGAGTTTGAGTTATGAATTGCCCGAGACTCCGGTAGCATCAAGTTCTCAAATGCCTGGTGGAAGTGGAAGTCGTGGAAGTGGGAGTCGTGGAAGTGGGGGTCGTGGAGGTCGTAGAAGTCGGCAACGCACTCCATCTATGATGGAAGAGAGTATGGTGGAGGAAACTCAGATACCACCAACAACAGCAAACTTGGGGATGGATTTCCAATCTCCTCTTGGTTTCATTCCCCAAGGTCCTGTACTTACTCCTGATGGTG encodes the following:
- the LOC113314353 gene encoding protein ABHD18-like, with product MVSVNLGMLHHVIDHIYGAFVHRTKLTAPFFSRGWGGNQLVHLEAMINQLFPDAVAQNWPPKLIQPMWRTIWETKNACLREGVFRTPCDQQLIDALPPESHNARVAFLMPKSVPPHQMSCVVHLAGTGDHTFHRRLRLGGPLLKENIATMVLESLYYGQRRPILQRGAKLLCVSDLLMLGRVTIEEARSLLYWLEAVEGFGKTGVCGLSMGGVHAAMVGSLHPTPVATFPFLSPHSAVVAFCEGILKHATAWDALREDLAVQQAAMTLEKVRERLRTVLSLTDVTRFPIPKNPEATIFVGATDDGYIPNYSVLELQKAWPGSEVRWVTGGHESSFIFHNNAFRKAIVDGFNRLPTKESFTL